The segment TAGTAGTGATAAATTGAGTTTCACATTGTAAATATTAAGACATTTAATTAGTGATATGTTAATAAAAATActccttaatttttaaaaacaaattatttcttAGAAGTTATGTCCAAAGGAAAaatatgacttattttaaaaggaagaaattatcaaattatCATTAACATGATGTGAAACTTTGGATCAAGCTCTCACGACTTTTTGTCCGTACCAAACATACTCGTTTTatgttgattataattatttatttaatgttaacAACAATCATGGCCGTTTATGATTATGGTTAACAATCAAATTAATCACAATTCgaattaaattgattaaaaaaaattgatatttgatttagtttgtttaggtttgattttaaattttgaccGATACTATTTGGATTGGTTTTAATTCTATTAAAAACAACCATAAAAATAACCAAACCGAACCGAtatattagatatataaattttataattatctatatattatttcataaatataaaatattttgttaaattttaatcaacTTAAGTCTTTAACTTTACTATTTTTACGAGCCACTTTAGCCCAAGTATAACAATCTCAAATCCAAGTCCATCAAAATTCATTTAAGCCTTTACCTAATTCACATAAAATGGTCACTCTTTCTCTAAAATGAATCACTTTGTTTGTGTAGTGATAACTCTAATATTGTTTAATTGCTTGATTGAACTGATATTAGTTCTGTAGATTGTTCATGTACTTGGTGTTTGTGTTTATCGAGATACGTATCcttacaaaaattattattttcaaaccaGAAAAACTAAATCAAACAATAACCAAAccaatgattatttttttcgtttgatttgatttgattttagaaattttaaaaaaacaactagattaatttcattttgattttaatcAATAAACAATCCACCCCTAACAACAATTATGACAGAATATTTATTTACCAAGTATCTGTTGAACCCTTAACCAGTAATGGAAATGAAGCATGTTCTGCCACTGGAACTGATCACTGCTTACTATTATTTAATGAGAAAATCAATATTTTGCCCCTAAATTGTCATTTGCTATTAACCCTTAACAGGCATATTTGTAAAATGAAAATTCTTCATACGACAAAATTTCTATCTACAATACAAACAAGTATGAAAAGAATTTTAGCTGCGTGTTCCAGAACTATAGTGTCTATATAATTACCAGTCAACAAAGCCTTCAGCAAGATCTTGACTCGTTTGGACTATCATCAACTGCACTTGGTGCTTTGCTTGCCTTAAGATCATCGACGTAATTCTGGTATATGTAAGTACAGAATCCCCAAATCGCCATCAGCATGGCAATTACCTTCACACCGTTCAACGTGTCATGGAGGATTATCACTGAAGCAATAGGGGTGATCGCCAAGGAAAGTGTACTAATGACATTAGAGAACAATGAGGACACCACGAAAACCAAACCAACAACCCCAACTGAGCATATCTGCCAAGCTATAGCTGTCCAAACCAGAGTCATCACATATGCAAGCTTTCCAGCGGTAAAACTACCCATTTCCCCATGCAAAGTCTTCCATTCCCCGCTAGCAAACAGCcccactgtagagacagcagtgGCTACAATTGCTGTGTAAATTTGCATCTCCAGAACCACGgaaaaagtttctttctttaGAACCTTTTGGAATGAAAGCTGCATAAGGGAAAGCAATAGAGCATACATAGCTGAAGCGGCGAGAGTAACTAGAAATCCAATGACATATTTAGACTTAGTTACGCCTGGAGGCTTATCAGAATCTTCATTAACAGCAAGAAGAGAGGCAGATAATGAGAGCACGACAACAGAATTCATGATCAGTGCTGTGAACTTTTGATGGTTTAGGAAGTAAGAAATAACTGCACTGAAAACCAATTGTGTTGCACAAATAAGGGAATACGTAGAAGCGGAGAGATACAATAGACCAATTGAATAGAGCATGTTATCTCCTGCAACCAGTACACCAATAACCAAATAGACCACGCTAACTGTGATGATTGAAGGTCGATTCGAGGCTTCTGAATGAGTTTGAGGAGAAGAAATGACTAGGTAAGGAatgaaaagaagaggaaaagcaGCTGTCTGGACAACAGTGGCCATCCACTTACTATTTCCACCCTTCTCATAGTAAAATCTTCCCAAAATTACAGCAGTAGCTTGACCAACGAGAAGGAAAACAATGTTGAGTGCCACCAGAAGCCAAAAGTGCAGACGGTTCAGCTTTGCCATCGGATGTTGTGCATCATCTTTTTGCAAAATAGGTTGCTGATTATCTAATGTTATAACAACCATGGACATATGAGTATGGTATCAACACATAAAGAACACAATCAATCATATTATCAAAGACATAACGCAACAGAGGTTATAGATAGACTAATTACAAGTGATCACTTGTCGTGCCTCCTCTAA is part of the Solanum lycopersicum chromosome 1, SLM_r2.1 genome and harbors:
- the LOC101245097 gene encoding probable purine permease 11 isoform X1 — protein: MADNQQPILQKDDAQHPMAKLNRLHFWLLVALNIVFLLVGQATAVILGRFYYEKGGNSKWMATVVQTAAFPLLFIPYLVISSPQTHSEASNRPSIITVSVVYLVIGVLVAGDNMLYSIGLLYLSASTYSLICATQLVFSAVISYFLNHQKFTALIMNSVVVLSLSASLLAVNEDSDKPPGVTKSKYVIGFLVTLAASAMYALLLSLMQLSFQKVLKKETFSVVLEMQIYTAIVATAVSTVGLFASGEWKTLHGEMGSFTAGKLAYVMTLVWTAIAWQICSVGVVGLVFVVSSLFSNVISTLSLAITPIASVIILHDTLNGVKVIAMLMAIWGFCTYIYQNYVDDLKASKAPSAVDDSPNESRSC
- the LOC101245097 gene encoding probable purine permease 11 isoform X2, with amino-acid sequence MAKLNRLHFWLLVALNIVFLLVGQATAVILGRFYYEKGGNSKWMATVVQTAAFPLLFIPYLVISSPQTHSEASNRPSIITVSVVYLVIGVLVAGDNMLYSIGLLYLSASTYSLICATQLVFSAVISYFLNHQKFTALIMNSVVVLSLSASLLAVNEDSDKPPGVTKSKYVIGFLVTLAASAMYALLLSLMQLSFQKVLKKETFSVVLEMQIYTAIVATAVSTVGLFASGEWKTLHGEMGSFTAGKLAYVMTLVWTAIAWQICSVGVVGLVFVVSSLFSNVISTLSLAITPIASVIILHDTLNGVKVIAMLMAIWGFCTYIYQNYVDDLKASKAPSAVDDSPNESRSC